In Thermovirga sp., the genomic stretch TGACCGTCCACGAGAACCTCATGATGGGGGCTTTCCCCATTAAGGATAGAAGCAAGATCGGCCAAGACCTGGATTGGGTCTTCACACTTTTCCCCAGGCTGAAGGAAAGAAGGGACCAGCACGCGGGAACCCTTTCGGGCGGGGAGCAGCAGATGCTATCCATCGGGAGGGCGCTCATGTCGAGTCCCAGGCTGCTCCTGCTCGACGAGCCATCCCTGGGGCTGGCGCCGATCATCATCAGGGACATATTCCAGGAACTGAAAAGGATAAACGACAAGGGCGTTACCATCCTGCTGGTGGAGCAGAACGCCCGCCAGGCGTTGCTGCTTTCCCACAGGGGTTATGTCATGCAGACGGGAAGGATGATCATGGAAGGCCTCGCTTCCGATCTGCTGAAGAACCCCGACGTGGAGGCCGCCTACCTGGGTACAGTTAAAAAATAAAGGTCCGGGCTCCCGGGCCCGGACCTTTGCTTTTCGAGTATGAGGACCTTAGGCGTTCTTCTTCTTGATCTCCTGGATAAC encodes the following:
- a CDS encoding ABC transporter ATP-binding protein, with protein sequence MLTKEPLLSIRGLHVSYGAIRAIRGIDLDVYEGEIVCVIGANGAGKSTLMNAIIGNVRRESGTLLLEGEPLARLSYQAVSQGVSLAPEGRKVFAPLTVHENLMMGAFPIKDRSKIGQDLDWVFTLFPRLKERRDQHAGTLSGGEQQMLSIGRALMSSPRLLLLDEPSLGLAPIIIRDIFQELKRINDKGVTILLVEQNARQALLLSHRGYVMQTGRMIMEGLASDLLKNPDVEAAYLGTVKK